Proteins found in one Campylobacter lari genomic segment:
- the dcuC gene encoding C4-dicarboxylate transporter DcuC, whose product MLGLFFAGCSVFLLVFMLYKKINAHMALLLSGLFLLSLAGIFGLSPIISEKQSLHLGLFDIFQVVNTNMSSTLAGLGLTLMCIAGFSAYMDHVGASYALFKVFERPLKAVKSPYVLLLVSYFVIQFLVLFIPSHAGLALLLMVTMYPILVRSGVSKLSALSIIAICQYIDHGPGSGNVILAAKTAEIDPAVYFVHYQLPTTVPIIIAVGIAIYFCSKYFDKKENFVFNRDEIEKELSENDSKKEEVKKPPRIYAILPIIPLVLILGFSSVLDSIMVLMGFTTMEEVKAASSTAIKMNVPVAMMISTFIAIIFEIIRYRSLIDTLNSIMVFFKGMGHLFVITVSLIVCGQVFANGLLSVGFVDTLIGFAKDAGFGVLAIIIAVSILLAVCAFLMGSGNAAFFSFAPLIPNIAKSFGVETIAMIAPIQIMTGFGRCVSPIAPAILAISAIAKVNPLQVVKRTAIPMLVAAIVNVIMTYIYL is encoded by the coding sequence ATGTTGGGTTTATTTTTTGCAGGATGTTCTGTATTTTTACTTGTATTTATGCTCTATAAAAAAATCAACGCCCATATGGCGTTGCTTTTAAGTGGTTTATTCTTACTATCTTTAGCAGGAATTTTTGGACTTTCTCCTATCATTAGTGAAAAGCAATCTTTACATTTAGGTCTTTTTGATATTTTCCAAGTTGTTAATACAAATATGTCAAGCACTTTAGCAGGACTTGGACTTACTTTGATGTGTATAGCGGGATTTTCTGCATATATGGATCATGTGGGTGCAAGTTATGCTTTATTTAAAGTATTTGAAAGACCTTTAAAGGCAGTAAAATCACCTTATGTTTTATTGTTAGTTTCATATTTTGTAATCCAGTTTTTAGTGCTTTTTATACCTTCACATGCAGGTTTGGCGCTTTTACTTATGGTTACAATGTATCCTATTTTGGTACGCTCAGGCGTTTCTAAGCTTTCTGCGCTTTCAATTATCGCTATTTGTCAATACATTGACCATGGTCCAGGCAGTGGTAATGTGATTTTAGCTGCAAAAACAGCTGAAATTGATCCTGCGGTGTATTTTGTGCATTATCAGCTTCCTACAACTGTACCTATTATCATAGCAGTAGGTATTGCGATTTATTTTTGCTCAAAATATTTTGATAAAAAGGAAAATTTTGTTTTTAATCGTGATGAGATAGAAAAAGAATTATCAGAAAATGATAGCAAAAAAGAAGAGGTGAAAAAACCACCTAGAATCTATGCGATTTTACCTATTATACCTTTAGTATTAATTTTGGGTTTTAGTAGTGTTTTAGATAGTATTATGGTGTTAATGGGATTTACTACCATGGAAGAAGTTAAAGCCGCTTCATCTACTGCTATTAAAATGAATGTGCCAGTTGCAATGATGATTTCAACCTTTATTGCGATTATTTTTGAAATCATTCGTTATAGAAGTTTGATTGATACTTTAAATTCTATTATGGTATTTTTCAAAGGTATGGGGCATTTGTTTGTAATCACAGTTTCTTTGATCGTTTGTGGTCAAGTTTTTGCAAACGGACTTTTATCAGTTGGCTTTGTAGATACTTTAATAGGTTTTGCAAAAGATGCAGGTTTTGGAGTGCTTGCTATTATTATAGCAGTTTCTATTTTGCTTGCTGTATGTGCATTTTTAATGGGTTCAGGAAATGCAGCATTTTTCTCTTTTGCGCCACTTATTCCAAATATAGCAAAATCTTTTGGGGTTGAAACCATAGCTATGATAGCACCTATTCAAATCATGACAGGTTTTGGTAGATGTGTTTCACCTATTGCACCTGCTATTTTGGCAATTTCGGCTATAGCTAAAGTAAATCCATTACAAGTTGTAAAAAGAACGGCTATTCCTATGCTTGTAGCTGCTATTGTTAATGTGATTATGACTTATATTTATCTATAA
- a CDS encoding trans-sulfuration enzyme family protein has translation MNNKTKLIHLGRGDQKAEVRSVNPTLMRASTILFKDHATWQKYRELRKTDRVLSYGARGTATNFELEKLICELEGGYRAQLFPTGLAALAMVLLNYASKDAHFLITDAIYGPVRTICDLFLTKMGVEIDFLKADASDVEEKIKPNTKLILCESPGSILYEIIDLSKLCEIAHKHNIPVAIDNTYSSGYFLNPLELGVDISVIAATKYLSGHSDVTMGIVVINEKEWKNFDKLPEALGFTTSPDDAYLVLRGMRTLDVRMKAHEKSADEVVEFLQSRKEVKTIFYPKLKTHPNHEVFMRDHKGANGMVTIEFADGISKEQAIEFVDNLEYFSIGASWGGYESLATVTTPPRTATDWSARGPFVRFHIGLEDSKDLIADLKQAFEKINFKG, from the coding sequence ATGAACAACAAAACTAAATTAATCCACCTAGGAAGAGGCGATCAAAAAGCTGAAGTAAGATCAGTTAATCCAACCTTAATGCGTGCATCAACTATACTTTTTAAAGATCATGCAACTTGGCAAAAATACCGCGAGCTAAGAAAAACAGATCGTGTTTTAAGTTATGGTGCTAGAGGAACAGCAACTAATTTTGAGCTTGAAAAACTAATTTGTGAGCTTGAAGGTGGCTATAGAGCACAACTTTTCCCAACAGGACTTGCAGCACTAGCTATGGTACTTTTAAATTATGCTAGTAAAGATGCTCATTTTTTAATCACTGATGCTATTTATGGACCTGTTAGAACAATTTGTGATTTATTTTTAACTAAAATGGGTGTAGAAATTGACTTTTTAAAAGCTGATGCGTCTGATGTAGAAGAAAAAATCAAACCAAACACAAAATTAATTCTTTGTGAAAGCCCAGGTTCTATACTTTATGAAATCATAGATTTGTCAAAACTTTGTGAAATTGCGCACAAACACAACATACCAGTAGCGATTGATAATACTTATTCAAGTGGGTATTTTTTAAATCCGCTTGAGCTTGGAGTGGATATTTCAGTTATCGCTGCAACTAAGTACTTAAGCGGACATTCAGATGTAACCATGGGTATAGTAGTGATTAATGAAAAAGAATGGAAAAATTTTGACAAATTACCAGAAGCTTTAGGATTTACTACAAGCCCTGATGATGCTTATTTAGTGCTTCGTGGTATGAGAACTTTAGATGTAAGAATGAAAGCACATGAAAAAAGTGCAGATGAGGTAGTAGAGTTTTTACAAAGTAGAAAAGAAGTTAAAACAATCTTTTATCCAAAATTAAAAACTCATCCAAACCACGAAGTTTTTATGCGTGATCATAAAGGTGCTAATGGTATGGTAACGATTGAATTTGCAGATGGCATTTCTAAAGAACAAGCTATCGAGTTTGTAGATAATTTAGAATATTTTTCAATCGGTGCAAGCTGGGGTGGATATGAGAGTTTAGCTACTGTTACTACTCCGCCAAGAACAGCAACAGATTGGAGTGCTAGAGGACCTTTTGTGAGATTTCATATAGGTCTTGAAGATAGTAAGGATTTGATTGCTGACTTAAAACAAGCATTTGAAAAAATAAATTTTAAAGGATAA
- the purB gene encoding adenylosuccinate lyase, with protein sequence MGVSVFDMRLLQDSWSTPAMRAIFSEENRIQKWLDVEAALAKAQAKLGIIPNEAAIEIAKKAHYKFMDMDFIFAEFKKTKHPLVPTVRGLEKACENGLGEYVHFGVTTQDIIDTGIVLQFKEAMALIKQDLKDIAKNLAKIAKEHKNTAMMGRTLALQALPITFGHKVAIWLSELNRHYERIIELEKRLYVGLIVGAVGTKASLSDKANEVEKLTLESLGLEVPDISWQPARDRFIELGYVLGNINATFNKIAHQLLILAHNEIDEIAEPFGKGQVGSSTMPHKRNPAVSENAVTVSNALRANIAILSDIERHEHERDGQVWKMEWKLLPEAFLMLSVVLANMKFVFDDLEVKKDKMLKNLDTLNGFVLAERVMFALSDHYGKQHAHEIVYENAMRGIENHKTFKVVLLEDERVNKVLSEKDIDTLMDATTYVGYAPKLVDEFLEKIANAPILK encoded by the coding sequence ATGGGTGTGAGTGTATTTGATATGAGGTTGCTTCAAGATTCTTGGAGCACTCCTGCAATGAGAGCTATTTTTAGTGAAGAAAATAGAATTCAAAAGTGGCTTGATGTAGAAGCTGCTTTGGCAAAAGCCCAAGCAAAACTTGGCATTATCCCTAATGAAGCAGCTATAGAAATAGCTAAAAAAGCGCATTATAAATTTATGGATATGGATTTTATTTTTGCTGAGTTTAAAAAGACCAAACACCCTTTAGTGCCTACTGTGCGTGGTTTAGAAAAAGCTTGTGAAAATGGTCTTGGTGAATATGTACATTTTGGTGTAACAACGCAAGATATCATTGATACAGGTATAGTTTTGCAATTTAAAGAAGCTATGGCTTTAATCAAGCAAGATTTAAAAGATATAGCTAAAAATTTAGCAAAAATCGCAAAAGAGCATAAAAATACAGCGATGATGGGAAGAACCTTAGCTTTACAAGCTTTACCTATAACTTTTGGACACAAAGTTGCAATTTGGCTTAGTGAGCTTAATCGCCATTACGAAAGAATTATCGAACTTGAAAAAAGATTATATGTAGGATTAATTGTAGGTGCAGTGGGAACTAAAGCAAGCTTAAGTGACAAGGCTAATGAAGTAGAAAAACTTACTTTAGAAAGCTTAGGTTTAGAAGTTCCTGATATCTCATGGCAACCAGCAAGAGATCGTTTTATTGAGCTTGGTTATGTTTTAGGTAATATCAATGCAACCTTTAACAAAATCGCACATCAACTTTTAATTTTAGCTCATAATGAAATCGATGAAATTGCTGAGCCTTTTGGAAAAGGTCAAGTAGGAAGTTCTACTATGCCTCATAAAAGAAATCCTGCAGTAAGTGAAAATGCAGTGACTGTAAGTAATGCCCTAAGAGCTAATATTGCAATTTTAAGCGATATAGAAAGACATGAGCATGAAAGAGATGGTCAAGTATGGAAAATGGAATGGAAGCTTTTACCAGAAGCATTTTTAATGCTTTCAGTGGTATTAGCAAATATGAAATTTGTCTTTGATGATTTAGAAGTTAAAAAAGACAAAATGTTAAAAAATCTTGATACACTTAATGGTTTTGTATTGGCAGAACGCGTGATGTTTGCTTTGAGTGATCATTATGGTAAACAACATGCACATGAAATTGTTTATGAAAATGCTATGAGAGGCATAGAAAATCATAAAACTTTTAAAGTTGTTTTACTTGAAGATGAGCGTGTAAATAAGGTTTTAAGTGAAAAAGATATCGATACTTTAATGGATGCTACAACTTATGTAGGTTATGCACCAAAATTAGTTGATGAGTTCTTAGAAAAAATTGCTAATGCACCAATTCTAAAGTAG
- a CDS encoding MmgE/PrpD family protein — translation MYLSEKLAEFIVNLDYEAIPSEVKQRAKELMLDALGTAIAAKNEACVLNATKAFEALSINPSEKIWSEDKKLDVIYAAMVNAIAAHALDFDDTHTEAILHASAILTPLCLTYGFSVSKDGKKVLKAFIVGWEIAARVGIASKGSFHKRGFHTTAIAGIFGSVAASCVLLDLNKEQIINALGLAGSFASGVNEFLSNGSNSKVLHIANALKNGILVANFAKANMSGPLSIFEGRDNIFRTFGLEDECDKNELCKGLNEIWQVMQVSLKPYPSCHFAHGLIDCAMSLRNDGLKAQDIKSLHCFVDEVPISFICDPIEAKYTPQSAYAAKFSMPFLMALAFFDGKITLKSYENLNRAELIEFAKKISYEKKKSSGFPKYFPGHLEAVLNDGRVIKKDVLINKGNFDNPLSFDELKDKFLSNASIALSLEKAEELVKKLQNLENLNDFDF, via the coding sequence ATGTATTTAAGTGAAAAACTAGCCGAATTTATCGTAAATTTAGACTATGAAGCTATCCCTAGTGAAGTAAAGCAAAGAGCAAAAGAGCTTATGCTTGATGCACTAGGAACAGCCATAGCTGCTAAAAATGAAGCTTGTGTTTTAAATGCAACTAAGGCTTTTGAAGCTTTAAGCATAAATCCTAGTGAAAAAATTTGGAGTGAAGATAAAAAGCTTGATGTAATTTATGCTGCGATGGTAAATGCTATTGCAGCGCATGCCCTTGATTTTGATGATACTCATACTGAAGCTATTTTGCACGCTAGTGCTATTTTAACTCCGCTTTGTTTAACTTATGGATTTAGCGTAAGTAAAGATGGAAAAAAAGTTTTAAAAGCTTTTATAGTTGGTTGGGAAATTGCTGCTAGAGTGGGTATAGCAAGCAAAGGAAGTTTCCATAAACGTGGCTTTCATACTACAGCTATAGCAGGAATTTTTGGTAGTGTGGCTGCAAGCTGTGTTTTGCTTGATTTAAACAAAGAACAAATCATCAATGCTCTAGGCTTAGCAGGAAGTTTTGCAAGTGGGGTAAATGAGTTTTTATCTAATGGTTCTAATTCTAAAGTTTTGCACATAGCTAATGCTTTGAAAAATGGAATTTTAGTAGCAAATTTCGCAAAAGCTAATATGAGCGGTCCTTTGAGTATATTTGAAGGAAGGGATAATATCTTTAGAACTTTTGGCTTAGAAGATGAGTGTGATAAAAATGAACTTTGTAAGGGTTTGAATGAAATTTGGCAAGTAATGCAAGTTTCACTAAAACCTTATCCAAGTTGTCATTTTGCGCATGGACTTATTGATTGTGCTATGAGTTTAAGAAATGATGGCTTAAAAGCACAAGATATCAAAAGTTTGCATTGTTTTGTAGATGAGGTACCAATTTCATTTATCTGTGATCCAATAGAAGCAAAATACACTCCACAAAGTGCTTATGCTGCTAAATTTTCCATGCCTTTTTTAATGGCTTTAGCGTTTTTTGATGGCAAGATCACTTTAAAATCTTATGAAAATTTAAATAGAGCCGAACTAATAGAATTTGCTAAAAAAATTAGCTATGAAAAGAAAAAATCTAGCGGTTTCCCTAAATACTTTCCAGGACATTTAGAAGCTGTTTTAAATGATGGAAGAGTAATTAAAAAAGATGTACTGATTAACAAAGGAAATTTTGATAATCCTTTAAGTTTTGATGAATTAAAAGATAAATTTCTTTCTAATGCTAGCATAGCACTTTCTCTAGAAAAGGCTGAGGAATTAGTCAAAAAGCTTCAAAATTTAGAAAATCTAAATGATTTTGATTTCTAG
- a CDS encoding FeoA family protein, whose product MTLDTLKDNEEAIIVGFEADKQLQARLFSFGFAKNKKVKKIRSSIANSTIMVELDTTCVILRSSEAKIIQISKEF is encoded by the coding sequence ATGACTTTAGATACATTAAAAGATAATGAAGAAGCTATTATAGTAGGCTTTGAAGCAGATAAACAACTCCAAGCAAGACTTTTTAGTTTTGGTTTTGCAAAAAACAAAAAAGTTAAAAAAATTCGCTCTTCTATTGCAAATTCTACTATTATGGTAGAACTTGATACAACTTGTGTGATTTTACGCTCAAGTGAAGCAAAAATAATACAAATTTCAAAAGAGTTTTAA
- the feoB gene encoding ferrous iron transport protein B, whose amino-acid sequence MKEIIVALVGQPNVGKSLLINALCKANMKVGNFSGVTVEKAEARLIYKNYEFKFIDLPGTYALDGYSEEEKITKEFLKKGKFDLVVNVLDSTNLERNLILSASLIETKTKMIMALNMQDEAKNEGFSIDFKILSQLLNTHCLGVCAKTKENLNALLDLIISTHEAKFEAKERVYSDIIEEELAKISDFLNQNEITYLDYSTKDLAIALLKNEANIVISHALRKILDEALEKIYMAYHSKDIESIFKEELIAFANGICAKVLSKGVKYKNHTKEIDSILINKFLGIPIFLFFMWTLFQLTFTLGQIPMDYIEIFFANLGDMVKNNISNEFIASALADGVLGGVGAVVTFLPNIMILFFGIALLETTGYMARVAFLLDGILYKFGLHGKSFIPLITGFGCSVPAFMATRTLKNKKDRLLTLFIINFMSCGARLPVYVLFVGVFFPADVAGNYLFGIYLLGAFLGLIAAKILRMSAFRGQDEPFVMEMPKYRMPNWNLVWFMVFNKAKMYLKKAGTFILIASLLIWFASNFPAQENNTQDALIQELQIENSYLGQFGKTIEPIFTPLGFDWKLSVSLVSGLAAKEVMISTMGVLYSLGDEVDETSLNLQEAIKENIPFSTAVAFILFVMIYNPCFAATIVFAKEAGNKKYTWYLFIFTSLCAYFVAFVGINITKLII is encoded by the coding sequence ATGAAAGAAATCATCGTTGCTTTAGTAGGTCAGCCAAATGTTGGTAAAAGTTTATTAATTAACGCACTTTGCAAAGCTAATATGAAAGTTGGCAATTTTAGCGGTGTTACGGTTGAAAAGGCTGAGGCTAGATTAATTTATAAAAATTATGAGTTTAAATTTATAGATTTACCAGGAACTTATGCATTAGATGGTTATAGCGAAGAAGAAAAAATCACAAAAGAGTTTTTAAAAAAGGGTAAATTTGATCTTGTAGTAAATGTGCTTGATTCTACAAATTTGGAGCGTAATTTGATTTTGAGTGCATCTTTAATAGAAACTAAAACCAAAATGATTATGGCTTTAAATATGCAAGATGAAGCTAAAAATGAAGGTTTTAGTATAGATTTTAAAATTTTATCCCAACTTCTAAATACACATTGTCTTGGCGTGTGTGCTAAAACTAAAGAAAATCTAAATGCACTTTTGGATTTAATCATTTCAACCCATGAAGCTAAATTTGAAGCCAAAGAGCGTGTTTATAGTGATATTATAGAAGAAGAACTTGCAAAAATAAGTGATTTTTTAAATCAAAATGAAATTACTTATTTAGATTATTCTACAAAAGATTTGGCGATAGCTTTGCTTAAAAATGAAGCTAATATAGTCATTTCACACGCTTTGAGAAAAATACTTGATGAAGCTTTAGAAAAAATTTATATGGCATATCATAGTAAAGATATAGAAAGTATTTTTAAAGAAGAGCTGATTGCTTTTGCAAATGGTATATGTGCTAAGGTTTTAAGCAAGGGTGTTAAGTATAAAAATCATACTAAAGAAATAGATTCTATTTTAATCAATAAATTTTTAGGAATTCCTATATTTTTGTTTTTTATGTGGACTTTATTTCAACTAACCTTTACTTTAGGTCAAATCCCTATGGATTATATAGAAATATTTTTTGCTAATTTAGGTGATATGGTAAAGAATAATATTAGCAATGAATTTATCGCTTCAGCCTTAGCTGATGGTGTTTTAGGTGGGGTTGGTGCGGTTGTGACTTTTTTACCAAATATTATGATTTTATTTTTTGGTATAGCCTTACTTGAAACAACCGGATATATGGCTAGGGTTGCGTTTTTATTAGATGGAATTTTATATAAATTTGGCTTACATGGTAAAAGCTTCATCCCTTTAATCACGGGTTTTGGTTGTTCAGTGCCTGCATTTATGGCTACAAGAACTTTAAAAAATAAAAAAGATAGATTATTAACTCTTTTTATTATTAATTTTATGAGTTGTGGTGCAAGACTTCCTGTATATGTGCTTTTTGTCGGAGTATTTTTTCCTGCTGATGTGGCAGGAAATTATCTTTTTGGGATTTATCTTTTAGGCGCGTTTTTGGGTTTGATTGCAGCTAAGATTTTAAGAATGAGCGCTTTTAGAGGACAAGATGAACCTTTTGTAATGGAAATGCCAAAATATAGAATGCCAAATTGGAATTTGGTGTGGTTTATGGTGTTTAATAAAGCTAAAATGTATTTAAAAAAAGCAGGAACATTTATTTTGATAGCTTCTTTGCTTATTTGGTTTGCGAGTAATTTTCCTGCACAAGAAAATAATACTCAAGATGCTTTAATTCAAGAGCTTCAGATAGAAAATAGTTATCTTGGACAATTTGGCAAAACAATAGAGCCTATTTTTACACCACTTGGCTTTGACTGGAAACTTAGTGTATCTTTGGTAAGTGGTTTAGCTGCTAAAGAAGTGATGATTTCTACTATGGGTGTGCTTTATTCTTTAGGTGATGAGGTTGATGAGACAAGCTTAAATTTACAAGAAGCTATAAAAGAAAACATCCCTTTTAGTACAGCAGTTGCTTTTATACTTTTTGTTATGATTTATAATCCTTGCTTTGCAGCAACTATAGTTTTTGCTAAAGAAGCAGGAAATAAAAAATATACATGGTATCTTTTTATATTTACATCTTTATGTGCGTATTTTGTTGCTTTTGTAGGGATTAATATTACTAAATTGATAATTTAA
- the tenA gene encoding thiaminase II, with protein MLLDRLIKENKKTWEQYIHHEFVKKLQNGTLEKDVFLFYLKQDYIFLNNYAKCYALLALNANNAKEIQFAIKNQNYTLEGELELHRSILKLGINVEKLDYKSESLTNIAYTRYLLSVGQNGDYLDMLCALSACAIGYAYIGEEICKELDEKSLENHPYKEWILTYAGKEFQDEIKEFKDFFNSYTNSISEEKFKKLNEIFYTTVRLETAFWQHSLEQKMEI; from the coding sequence ATGCTTTTGGATAGACTTATAAAAGAAAATAAAAAAACTTGGGAACAATACATCCATCATGAATTTGTAAAAAAACTTCAAAATGGCACTTTAGAAAAAGATGTATTTTTGTTTTATCTTAAACAAGATTATATCTTTTTAAATAATTATGCAAAATGCTATGCCTTGCTTGCTTTAAATGCAAATAATGCTAAAGAAATTCAATTTGCTATTAAAAATCAAAACTACACTTTGGAAGGAGAGTTAGAGCTTCATAGAAGTATTTTAAAGCTAGGTATTAATGTAGAAAAACTAGACTATAAGAGTGAAAGTTTAACTAATATTGCTTATACAAGGTACTTACTAAGTGTGGGACAAAATGGAGATTATTTAGATATGCTATGTGCTTTGAGTGCTTGTGCTATAGGTTATGCATATATAGGAGAAGAAATTTGTAAAGAACTTGATGAAAAAAGCTTAGAAAATCATCCTTATAAAGAATGGATTTTAACCTATGCAGGAAAAGAATTTCAAGATGAAATCAAAGAATTTAAAGACTTTTTTAATTCTTATACAAATAGCATTAGCGAAGAAAAATTTAAAAAATTAAACGAAATTTTTTATACTACCGTAAGACTTGAAACAGCCTTTTGGCAACACTCTTTAGAGCAAAAAATGGAAATTTAA
- the acpP gene encoding acyl carrier protein: protein MAIFDDVKKVVVEQLSVDEDAVKMESKIIEDLGADSLDVVELVMALEEKFDVEIPDSDAEKLVKIEDVVNYIENLQK from the coding sequence ATGGCAATTTTTGATGATGTAAAAAAAGTAGTTGTTGAGCAACTTAGTGTTGATGAAGATGCAGTTAAAATGGAATCTAAAATCATTGAAGATTTAGGTGCAGATTCTTTAGATGTTGTTGAATTAGTTATGGCTTTAGAAGAAAAATTTGATGTAGAAATTCCAGACAGCGATGCTGAAAAACTAGTAAAAATCGAAGATGTTGTTAATTATATAGAAAATCTTCAAAAATAA
- a CDS encoding beta-ketoacyl-ACP synthase II, whose amino-acid sequence MKRVVVTGIGMINALGLDKDSSFKAICDGKSGVDKITLFDTTDFPVQIAAEVKNFDPLSVCDAKEVKKIDRFIQLGIKAAREAMEDAKFDETINKEEFGVVSAAGIGGLPNIEKNSVTCAQRGPRKITPFFIPSALVNMLGGIISIEHGLQGPNISCVTACAAGTHAIGEAYKSIALGNADKMLVVGAEAAICAVGIGGFAAMKALSTRNDDPAKASRPFDKERDGFVMGEGAGALVFEEYEAAKKRGAKIYAELIGFGESADAHHITSPTLEGPLRAMKKALKMAGNPKVDYINAHGTSTPVNDKNETAAIKELFKDQIPLVSSTKGQTGHCLGAAGAIEAVISLMALDQGILPPTINQIVADENCDLDYIPNTARKSEVNVVMSNSFGFGGTNGCVIFKKVD is encoded by the coding sequence TTGAAACGCGTTGTAGTAACAGGTATAGGAATGATCAATGCCCTTGGCCTAGACAAAGATAGCTCATTTAAAGCAATTTGTGATGGCAAAAGTGGTGTTGATAAAATCACTCTTTTTGATACCACTGATTTTCCAGTGCAAATTGCTGCCGAAGTAAAAAATTTTGATCCTTTAAGTGTTTGTGATGCTAAAGAGGTTAAAAAAATAGATCGTTTTATACAACTTGGTATTAAAGCAGCAAGAGAAGCTATGGAGGATGCTAAATTTGATGAAACTATAAACAAAGAAGAATTTGGCGTAGTTTCAGCAGCTGGTATAGGTGGTTTACCAAATATAGAAAAAAATTCCGTTACTTGTGCACAGCGTGGACCACGTAAAATTACTCCTTTTTTCATACCATCAGCTTTGGTTAATATGCTTGGTGGGATTATTTCAATCGAGCATGGATTACAAGGACCAAATATCTCATGTGTAACTGCTTGTGCGGCAGGAACTCATGCTATAGGCGAAGCTTATAAAAGCATAGCTTTAGGTAATGCAGATAAAATGCTTGTAGTAGGTGCTGAAGCAGCCATTTGTGCTGTGGGTATAGGTGGCTTTGCTGCCATGAAAGCTCTTTCTACTAGAAATGATGATCCAGCTAAAGCTTCAAGACCATTTGACAAAGAAAGAGATGGTTTTGTAATGGGTGAGGGTGCTGGTGCTCTAGTGTTTGAAGAGTATGAGGCTGCTAAAAAGCGTGGAGCTAAAATTTATGCCGAGCTAATAGGTTTTGGCGAAAGTGCGGACGCACATCATATCACTTCGCCTACTTTAGAAGGACCATTGCGTGCTATGAAAAAAGCTTTAAAAATGGCAGGAAATCCAAAAGTAGATTATATTAATGCGCACGGAACTTCTACTCCGGTAAATGATAAAAATGAAACAGCAGCTATTAAAGAACTTTTTAAAGATCAAATTCCTTTAGTTAGTTCTACAAAAGGTCAAACAGGACATTGCTTAGGTGCTGCTGGTGCTATTGAAGCTGTTATTTCTTTAATGGCGCTTGATCAAGGTATATTACCGCCAACTATCAATCAAATCGTAGCAGATGAAAACTGTGATCTTGACTATATACCAAATACTGCAAGAAAAAGCGAAGTTAATGTTGTAATGAGCAATTCTTTTGGTTTTGGTGGAACAAATGGTTGTGTGATTTTCAAAAAAGTAGATTAA
- a CDS encoding acetyl-CoA carboxylase carboxyltransferase subunit alpha, whose product MASYLDFEKNIQQIDEDLANAKIKGDDEAVKILEKNLEKETQKVYKNLSDYQRLQLARHPDRPYALDYIQAILSDAYEIHGDRAFRDDPAIVCYAGYIGGKKVIVIGEQKGRGTKDKLHRNFGMPHPEGYRKALRVAKMAEKFEIPVLFLVDTPGAYPGVGAEERGQSEAIARNLYELSALKTITIAVVIGEGGSGGALAIGVADKLAMMKNSVFSVISPEGCAAILWNDPSKSEAATKAMKVTADDLKTQGLIDDVIEEPMSGAHRDKENAIKNLSDYVLKAIEELEQYDKRELAALRMQKIFKFGAFSE is encoded by the coding sequence ATGGCTTCTTATTTAGATTTTGAAAAAAATATTCAGCAAATTGATGAGGATTTAGCAAATGCTAAAATCAAAGGCGATGATGAAGCGGTAAAAATTTTAGAAAAAAATCTTGAAAAAGAAACTCAAAAAGTTTATAAAAATTTAAGTGATTACCAACGCTTACAGCTTGCAAGACATCCTGACCGTCCTTATGCACTTGATTATATTCAAGCTATATTAAGTGATGCTTATGAAATTCATGGTGATCGTGCTTTTAGAGATGATCCTGCTATTGTGTGTTATGCAGGTTATATAGGTGGTAAAAAAGTTATTGTTATAGGTGAGCAAAAAGGTAGAGGTACTAAAGATAAACTTCATAGAAATTTTGGTATGCCTCATCCCGAAGGTTATAGAAAAGCTCTAAGGGTAGCAAAAATGGCTGAAAAATTTGAGATACCAGTGTTGTTTTTAGTAGATACTCCAGGTGCTTATCCGGGAGTGGGTGCTGAAGAGCGTGGTCAAAGTGAAGCTATAGCTAGAAATTTATATGAATTAAGCGCTCTTAAAACAATCACTATAGCAGTAGTTATAGGCGAAGGTGGAAGTGGTGGTGCTTTGGCTATAGGAGTAGCTGATAAACTTGCTATGATGAAAAATTCAGTTTTTTCTGTGATTTCACCTGAGGGTTGTGCTGCTATTTTATGGAATGATCCATCAAAAAGTGAAGCTGCAACTAAAGCCATGAAAGTAACTGCTGATGATTTAAAAACTCAAGGTTTAATAGATGATGTTATCGAAGAACCAATGAGCGGAGCTCATAGAGATAAAGAAAATGCGATTAAAAATTTAAGTGATTATGTCTTAAAAGCTATAGAAGAATTAGAACAATACGATAAACGCGAATTGGCTGCATTAAGAATGCAAAAAATCTTTAAATTTGGGGCTTTTTCCGAATAA